The Plasmodium reichenowi strain SY57 chromosome Unknown, whole genome shotgun sequence genome includes a window with the following:
- a CDS encoding dihydrolipoamide acyltransferase component E2: MLYNLIILIFYLRFSKCISNSKNNNYGYINFGTFSNVVNNSNNLRNRKNVVFSKIEIKMPALSSTMTTGKIVKWNKNIGDYVN; the protein is encoded by the coding sequence atgttatacaacttaattatattaattttttatttaagaTTTTCTAAATGTATCTCTAACTCTAAGAACAATAATTACGGTTACATCAACTTCGGTACCTTTTCAAATGTTGTAAACAACAGTAATAATTTaagaaatagaaaaaatgtTGTTTTTTCAAAAATCGAAATAAAAATGCCAGCTCTATCTAGTACCATGACGACAGGAAAAATTGTTAAGTggaataaaaatataggAGATTATGTAAAT